A part of Salvelinus alpinus chromosome 23, SLU_Salpinus.1, whole genome shotgun sequence genomic DNA contains:
- the LOC139550669 gene encoding protein SSXT-like isoform X12 → MSVAFAPHRQRGKGDITPTGIQKLLDENNQLIQCIMDFQSKGKTAECSQYQQMLHRNLVYLATIADSNQNMQSLLPAKCDSPTPPEVKLEPPTQNMPMGPGGMNQSGAPGPQPPHGHNMPSEGMVSGGPPAPHMQSQMNGQMPGPNHMPMQGPGPGPNQPPNMPGSGSMNMPPSSHGSMGGYNHAVPSSQSMPAQGQMNMTQGPMGNYGPRPNMNMQPNQGPMMHQQPPSQQYNIPPGGGGQHYQGQQNPMGMMGQGNHVMGQRPMPPYRPPQQERDPAANQQSPYEKDNGNAQYGQQQEAYQQGPPQQQGYPPQQQYPGQQGYPGPQQGYGPSQGAPGQYPQGYPQGQGQQYGAYRGPQPGPPQAQQQRPYPGYDQGQYGNYQQ, encoded by the exons ATGTCGGTGGCGTTTGCACCTCATAGACAACGTGGAAAGGGTGATATAACACCCACTGGAATTCAAAAG TTACTGGATGAAAACAATCAGCTGATTCAATGTATAATGGACTTCCAGAGCAAAGGAAAGACAGCAGAATGTTCACA GTACCAGCAGATGCTCCACAGAAATTTAGTTTACCTGGCCACAATAGCAGACTCCAATCAGAACATGCAGTCTCTGCTCCCTGCT AAGTGTGACTCCCCTACTCCCCCAGAGGTAAAGCTTGAA CCTCCTACTCAGAACATGCCCATGGGCCCTGGTGGGATGAACCAGAGCGGAGCGCCGGGCCCCCAGCCCCCCCACGGACACAACATGCCCTCTGAGGGCATGGTCAGTGGCGGACCCCCAGCCCCACACATGCAGAGCCAGATGAACGGACAGATGCCTG GGCCTAATCACATGCCCATGCAGGGCCCTGGGCCGggtcccaaccagccccccaacatGCCTGGCAGCGGCTCCATGAACATGCCCCCCAGCAGCCATGGCTCTATGGGCGGCTACAACCACGCTGTGCCCTCCTCTCAGAGCATGCCTGCCCAGGGCCAGATGAACATGACCCAAGGACCCATGGGTAACTACGGCCCCCGGCCCAACATGAACATGCAGCCTAACCAAG GCCCCATGATGCACCAGCAGCCTCCCTCCCAGCAGTACAACATACCCCCTGGAGGTGGCGGGCAGCACTACCAGGGCCAGCAGAACCCCATGGGCATGATGGGCCAGGGGAACCATGTGATGGGGCAGAGGCCCATGCCCCCTTACAGACCCCCACAGCAAG AGCGAGACCCAGCAGCCAACCAACAGTCCCCCTATGAAAAAGATAATG GTAATGCCCAGTATGGCCAGCAGCAGGAGGCCTACCAGCAAGGTCCTCCCCAGCAGCAGGGCTACCCCCCACAGCAGCAGTACCCCGGACAGCAGGGATACCCTGGACCGCAACAGGGCTACG GTCCGTCCCAGGGAGCCCCAGGCCAGTACCCCCAGGGTTACCCCCAGGGTCAGGGGCAGCAGTACGGGGCCTACCGGGGCCCCCAGCCCGGCCCCCCTCAGGCCCAGCAGCAACGCCCATACCCAGGCTACGATCAG GGTCAATATGGAAATTACCAGCAATGA
- the LOC139550669 gene encoding protein SSXT-like isoform X9 — protein sequence MSVAFAPHRQRGKGDITPTGIQKLLDENNQLIQCIMDFQSKGKTAECSQYQQMLHRNLVYLATIADSNQNMQSLLPAKCDSPTPPEVKLEPPTQNMPMGPGGMNQSGAPGPQPPHGHNMPSEGMVSGGPPAPHMQSQMNGQMPGPNHMPMQGPGPGPNQPPNMPGSGSMNMPPSSHGSMGGYNHAVPSSQSMPAQGQMNMTQGPMGNYGPRPNMNMQPNQGPMMHQQPPSQQYNIPPGGGGQHYQGQQNPMGMMGQGNHVMGQRPMPPYRPPQQERDPAANQQSPYEKDNERDPAANQQSPYEKDHGNAQYGQQQEAYQQGPPQQQGYPPQQQYPGQQGYPGPQQGYGPSQGAPGQYPQGYPQGQGQQYGAYRGPQPGPPQAQQQRPYPGYDQGQYGNYQQ from the exons ATGTCGGTGGCGTTTGCACCTCATAGACAACGTGGAAAGGGTGATATAACACCCACTGGAATTCAAAAG TTACTGGATGAAAACAATCAGCTGATTCAATGTATAATGGACTTCCAGAGCAAAGGAAAGACAGCAGAATGTTCACA GTACCAGCAGATGCTCCACAGAAATTTAGTTTACCTGGCCACAATAGCAGACTCCAATCAGAACATGCAGTCTCTGCTCCCTGCT AAGTGTGACTCCCCTACTCCCCCAGAGGTAAAGCTTGAA CCTCCTACTCAGAACATGCCCATGGGCCCTGGTGGGATGAACCAGAGCGGAGCGCCGGGCCCCCAGCCCCCCCACGGACACAACATGCCCTCTGAGGGCATGGTCAGTGGCGGACCCCCAGCCCCACACATGCAGAGCCAGATGAACGGACAGATGCCTG GGCCTAATCACATGCCCATGCAGGGCCCTGGGCCGggtcccaaccagccccccaacatGCCTGGCAGCGGCTCCATGAACATGCCCCCCAGCAGCCATGGCTCTATGGGCGGCTACAACCACGCTGTGCCCTCCTCTCAGAGCATGCCTGCCCAGGGCCAGATGAACATGACCCAAGGACCCATGGGTAACTACGGCCCCCGGCCCAACATGAACATGCAGCCTAACCAAG GCCCCATGATGCACCAGCAGCCTCCCTCCCAGCAGTACAACATACCCCCTGGAGGTGGCGGGCAGCACTACCAGGGCCAGCAGAACCCCATGGGCATGATGGGCCAGGGGAACCATGTGATGGGGCAGAGGCCCATGCCCCCTTACAGACCCCCACAGCAAG AGCGAGACCCAGCAGCCAACCAACAGTCCCCCTATGAAAAAGATAATG AGCGAGACCCAGCAGCCAACCAACAGTCCCCCTATGAAAAAGATCATG GTAATGCCCAGTATGGCCAGCAGCAGGAGGCCTACCAGCAAGGTCCTCCCCAGCAGCAGGGCTACCCCCCACAGCAGCAGTACCCCGGACAGCAGGGATACCCTGGACCGCAACAGGGCTACG GTCCGTCCCAGGGAGCCCCAGGCCAGTACCCCCAGGGTTACCCCCAGGGTCAGGGGCAGCAGTACGGGGCCTACCGGGGCCCCCAGCCCGGCCCCCCTCAGGCCCAGCAGCAACGCCCATACCCAGGCTACGATCAG GGTCAATATGGAAATTACCAGCAATGA
- the LOC139550669 gene encoding protein SSXT-like isoform X8: MSVAFAPHRQRGKGDITPTGIQKLLDENNQLIQCIMDFQSKGKTAECSQYQQMLHRNLVYLATIADSNQNMQSLLPAKCDSPTPPEVKLEPPTQNMPMGPGGMNQSGAPGPQPPHGHNMPSEGMVSGGPPAPHMQSQMNGQMPGPNHMPMQGPGPGPNQPPNMPGSGSMNMPPSSHGSMGGYNHAVPSSQSMPAQGQMNMTQGPMGNYGPRPNMNMQPNQGPMMHQQPPSQQYNIPPGGGGQHYQGQQNPMGMMGQGNHVMGQRPMPPYRPPQQGPPQQYPGQEDYYGDQYSHAGQGASEERDPAANQQSPYEKDNGNAQYGQQQEAYQQGPPQQQGYPPQQQYPGQQGYPGPQQGYGPSQGAPGQYPQGYPQGQGQQYGAYRGPQPGPPQAQQQRPYPGYDQGQYGNYQQ; the protein is encoded by the exons ATGTCGGTGGCGTTTGCACCTCATAGACAACGTGGAAAGGGTGATATAACACCCACTGGAATTCAAAAG TTACTGGATGAAAACAATCAGCTGATTCAATGTATAATGGACTTCCAGAGCAAAGGAAAGACAGCAGAATGTTCACA GTACCAGCAGATGCTCCACAGAAATTTAGTTTACCTGGCCACAATAGCAGACTCCAATCAGAACATGCAGTCTCTGCTCCCTGCT AAGTGTGACTCCCCTACTCCCCCAGAGGTAAAGCTTGAA CCTCCTACTCAGAACATGCCCATGGGCCCTGGTGGGATGAACCAGAGCGGAGCGCCGGGCCCCCAGCCCCCCCACGGACACAACATGCCCTCTGAGGGCATGGTCAGTGGCGGACCCCCAGCCCCACACATGCAGAGCCAGATGAACGGACAGATGCCTG GGCCTAATCACATGCCCATGCAGGGCCCTGGGCCGggtcccaaccagccccccaacatGCCTGGCAGCGGCTCCATGAACATGCCCCCCAGCAGCCATGGCTCTATGGGCGGCTACAACCACGCTGTGCCCTCCTCTCAGAGCATGCCTGCCCAGGGCCAGATGAACATGACCCAAGGACCCATGGGTAACTACGGCCCCCGGCCCAACATGAACATGCAGCCTAACCAAG GCCCCATGATGCACCAGCAGCCTCCCTCCCAGCAGTACAACATACCCCCTGGAGGTGGCGGGCAGCACTACCAGGGCCAGCAGAACCCCATGGGCATGATGGGCCAGGGGAACCATGTGATGGGGCAGAGGCCCATGCCCCCTTACAGACCCCCACAGCAAG gaccCCCTCAGCAGTACCCAGGGCAGGAAGACTACTATGGGGACCAGTACAGTCACGCAGGACAGGGAGCCTCAGAAG AGCGAGACCCAGCAGCCAACCAACAGTCCCCCTATGAAAAAGATAATG GTAATGCCCAGTATGGCCAGCAGCAGGAGGCCTACCAGCAAGGTCCTCCCCAGCAGCAGGGCTACCCCCCACAGCAGCAGTACCCCGGACAGCAGGGATACCCTGGACCGCAACAGGGCTACG GTCCGTCCCAGGGAGCCCCAGGCCAGTACCCCCAGGGTTACCCCCAGGGTCAGGGGCAGCAGTACGGGGCCTACCGGGGCCCCCAGCCCGGCCCCCCTCAGGCCCAGCAGCAACGCCCATACCCAGGCTACGATCAG GGTCAATATGGAAATTACCAGCAATGA
- the LOC139550669 gene encoding protein SSXT-like isoform X10, producing the protein MSVAFAPHRQRGKGDITPTGIQKLLDENNQLIQCIMDFQSKGKTAECSQYQQMLHRNLVYLATIADSNQNMQSLLPAKCDSPTPPEVKLEPPTQNMPMGPGGMNQSGAPGPQPPHGHNMPSEGMVSGGPPAPHMQSQMNGQMPGPNHMPMQGPGPGPNQPPNMPGSGSMNMPPSSHGSMGGYNHAVPSSQSMPAQGQMNMTQGPMGNYGPRPNMNMQPNQGPMMHQQPPSQQYNIPPGGGGQHYQGQQNPMGMMGQGNHVMGQRPMPPYRPPQQGPPQQYPGQEDYYGDQYSHAGQGASEGNAQYGQQQEAYQQGPPQQQGYPPQQQYPGQQGYPGPQQGYGPSQGAPGQYPQGYPQGQGQQYGAYRGPQPGPPQAQQQRPYPGYDQGQYGNYQQ; encoded by the exons ATGTCGGTGGCGTTTGCACCTCATAGACAACGTGGAAAGGGTGATATAACACCCACTGGAATTCAAAAG TTACTGGATGAAAACAATCAGCTGATTCAATGTATAATGGACTTCCAGAGCAAAGGAAAGACAGCAGAATGTTCACA GTACCAGCAGATGCTCCACAGAAATTTAGTTTACCTGGCCACAATAGCAGACTCCAATCAGAACATGCAGTCTCTGCTCCCTGCT AAGTGTGACTCCCCTACTCCCCCAGAGGTAAAGCTTGAA CCTCCTACTCAGAACATGCCCATGGGCCCTGGTGGGATGAACCAGAGCGGAGCGCCGGGCCCCCAGCCCCCCCACGGACACAACATGCCCTCTGAGGGCATGGTCAGTGGCGGACCCCCAGCCCCACACATGCAGAGCCAGATGAACGGACAGATGCCTG GGCCTAATCACATGCCCATGCAGGGCCCTGGGCCGggtcccaaccagccccccaacatGCCTGGCAGCGGCTCCATGAACATGCCCCCCAGCAGCCATGGCTCTATGGGCGGCTACAACCACGCTGTGCCCTCCTCTCAGAGCATGCCTGCCCAGGGCCAGATGAACATGACCCAAGGACCCATGGGTAACTACGGCCCCCGGCCCAACATGAACATGCAGCCTAACCAAG GCCCCATGATGCACCAGCAGCCTCCCTCCCAGCAGTACAACATACCCCCTGGAGGTGGCGGGCAGCACTACCAGGGCCAGCAGAACCCCATGGGCATGATGGGCCAGGGGAACCATGTGATGGGGCAGAGGCCCATGCCCCCTTACAGACCCCCACAGCAAG gaccCCCTCAGCAGTACCCAGGGCAGGAAGACTACTATGGGGACCAGTACAGTCACGCAGGACAGGGAGCCTCAGAAG GTAATGCCCAGTATGGCCAGCAGCAGGAGGCCTACCAGCAAGGTCCTCCCCAGCAGCAGGGCTACCCCCCACAGCAGCAGTACCCCGGACAGCAGGGATACCCTGGACCGCAACAGGGCTACG GTCCGTCCCAGGGAGCCCCAGGCCAGTACCCCCAGGGTTACCCCCAGGGTCAGGGGCAGCAGTACGGGGCCTACCGGGGCCCCCAGCCCGGCCCCCCTCAGGCCCAGCAGCAACGCCCATACCCAGGCTACGATCAG GGTCAATATGGAAATTACCAGCAATGA
- the LOC139550669 gene encoding protein SSXT-like isoform X1: MSVAFAPHRQRGKGDITPTGIQKLLDENNQLIQCIMDFQSKGKTAECSQYQQMLHRNLVYLATIADSNQNMQSLLPAKCDSPTPPEVKLEPPTQNMPMGPGGMNQSGAPGPQPPHGHNMPSEGMVSGGPPAPHMQSQMNGQMPGPNHMPMQGPGPGPNQPPNMPGSGSMNMPPSSHGSMGGYNHAVPSSQSMPAQGQMNMTQGPMGNYGPRPNMNMQPNQGPMMHQQPPSQQYNIPPGGGGQHYQGQQNPMGMMGQGNHVMGQRPMPPYRPPQQGPPQQYPGQEDYYGDQYSHAGQGASEGGLLQPPFPDQGFDPSEQYYQGERDPAANQQSPYEKDNERDPAANQQSPYEKDHGNAQYGQQQEAYQQGPPQQQGYPPQQQYPGQQGYPGPQQGYGPSQGAPGQYPQGYPQGQGQQYGAYRGPQPGPPQAQQQRPYPGYDQGQYGNYQQ; the protein is encoded by the exons ATGTCGGTGGCGTTTGCACCTCATAGACAACGTGGAAAGGGTGATATAACACCCACTGGAATTCAAAAG TTACTGGATGAAAACAATCAGCTGATTCAATGTATAATGGACTTCCAGAGCAAAGGAAAGACAGCAGAATGTTCACA GTACCAGCAGATGCTCCACAGAAATTTAGTTTACCTGGCCACAATAGCAGACTCCAATCAGAACATGCAGTCTCTGCTCCCTGCT AAGTGTGACTCCCCTACTCCCCCAGAGGTAAAGCTTGAA CCTCCTACTCAGAACATGCCCATGGGCCCTGGTGGGATGAACCAGAGCGGAGCGCCGGGCCCCCAGCCCCCCCACGGACACAACATGCCCTCTGAGGGCATGGTCAGTGGCGGACCCCCAGCCCCACACATGCAGAGCCAGATGAACGGACAGATGCCTG GGCCTAATCACATGCCCATGCAGGGCCCTGGGCCGggtcccaaccagccccccaacatGCCTGGCAGCGGCTCCATGAACATGCCCCCCAGCAGCCATGGCTCTATGGGCGGCTACAACCACGCTGTGCCCTCCTCTCAGAGCATGCCTGCCCAGGGCCAGATGAACATGACCCAAGGACCCATGGGTAACTACGGCCCCCGGCCCAACATGAACATGCAGCCTAACCAAG GCCCCATGATGCACCAGCAGCCTCCCTCCCAGCAGTACAACATACCCCCTGGAGGTGGCGGGCAGCACTACCAGGGCCAGCAGAACCCCATGGGCATGATGGGCCAGGGGAACCATGTGATGGGGCAGAGGCCCATGCCCCCTTACAGACCCCCACAGCAAG gaccCCCTCAGCAGTACCCAGGGCAGGAAGACTACTATGGGGACCAGTACAGTCACGCAGGACAGGGAGCCTCAGAAG GTGGTTTACTACAGCCACCGTTCCCTGATCAAGGCTTTGATCCCTCAGAACAATACTACCAAGGAG AGCGAGACCCAGCAGCCAACCAACAGTCCCCCTATGAAAAAGATAATG AGCGAGACCCAGCAGCCAACCAACAGTCCCCCTATGAAAAAGATCATG GTAATGCCCAGTATGGCCAGCAGCAGGAGGCCTACCAGCAAGGTCCTCCCCAGCAGCAGGGCTACCCCCCACAGCAGCAGTACCCCGGACAGCAGGGATACCCTGGACCGCAACAGGGCTACG GTCCGTCCCAGGGAGCCCCAGGCCAGTACCCCCAGGGTTACCCCCAGGGTCAGGGGCAGCAGTACGGGGCCTACCGGGGCCCCCAGCCCGGCCCCCCTCAGGCCCAGCAGCAACGCCCATACCCAGGCTACGATCAG GGTCAATATGGAAATTACCAGCAATGA
- the LOC139550669 gene encoding protein SSXT-like isoform X2, with translation MSVAFAPHRQRGKGDITPTGIQKLLDENNQLIQCIMDFQSKGKTAECSQYQQMLHRNLVYLATIADSNQNMQSLLPACDSPTPPEVKLEPPTQNMPMGPGGMNQSGAPGPQPPHGHNMPSEGMVSGGPPAPHMQSQMNGQMPGPNHMPMQGPGPGPNQPPNMPGSGSMNMPPSSHGSMGGYNHAVPSSQSMPAQGQMNMTQGPMGNYGPRPNMNMQPNQGPMMHQQPPSQQYNIPPGGGGQHYQGQQNPMGMMGQGNHVMGQRPMPPYRPPQQGPPQQYPGQEDYYGDQYSHAGQGASEGGLLQPPFPDQGFDPSEQYYQGERDPAANQQSPYEKDNERDPAANQQSPYEKDHGNAQYGQQQEAYQQGPPQQQGYPPQQQYPGQQGYPGPQQGYGPSQGAPGQYPQGYPQGQGQQYGAYRGPQPGPPQAQQQRPYPGYDQGQYGNYQQ, from the exons ATGTCGGTGGCGTTTGCACCTCATAGACAACGTGGAAAGGGTGATATAACACCCACTGGAATTCAAAAG TTACTGGATGAAAACAATCAGCTGATTCAATGTATAATGGACTTCCAGAGCAAAGGAAAGACAGCAGAATGTTCACA GTACCAGCAGATGCTCCACAGAAATTTAGTTTACCTGGCCACAATAGCAGACTCCAATCAGAACATGCAGTCTCTGCTCCCTGCT TGTGACTCCCCTACTCCCCCAGAGGTAAAGCTTGAA CCTCCTACTCAGAACATGCCCATGGGCCCTGGTGGGATGAACCAGAGCGGAGCGCCGGGCCCCCAGCCCCCCCACGGACACAACATGCCCTCTGAGGGCATGGTCAGTGGCGGACCCCCAGCCCCACACATGCAGAGCCAGATGAACGGACAGATGCCTG GGCCTAATCACATGCCCATGCAGGGCCCTGGGCCGggtcccaaccagccccccaacatGCCTGGCAGCGGCTCCATGAACATGCCCCCCAGCAGCCATGGCTCTATGGGCGGCTACAACCACGCTGTGCCCTCCTCTCAGAGCATGCCTGCCCAGGGCCAGATGAACATGACCCAAGGACCCATGGGTAACTACGGCCCCCGGCCCAACATGAACATGCAGCCTAACCAAG GCCCCATGATGCACCAGCAGCCTCCCTCCCAGCAGTACAACATACCCCCTGGAGGTGGCGGGCAGCACTACCAGGGCCAGCAGAACCCCATGGGCATGATGGGCCAGGGGAACCATGTGATGGGGCAGAGGCCCATGCCCCCTTACAGACCCCCACAGCAAG gaccCCCTCAGCAGTACCCAGGGCAGGAAGACTACTATGGGGACCAGTACAGTCACGCAGGACAGGGAGCCTCAGAAG GTGGTTTACTACAGCCACCGTTCCCTGATCAAGGCTTTGATCCCTCAGAACAATACTACCAAGGAG AGCGAGACCCAGCAGCCAACCAACAGTCCCCCTATGAAAAAGATAATG AGCGAGACCCAGCAGCCAACCAACAGTCCCCCTATGAAAAAGATCATG GTAATGCCCAGTATGGCCAGCAGCAGGAGGCCTACCAGCAAGGTCCTCCCCAGCAGCAGGGCTACCCCCCACAGCAGCAGTACCCCGGACAGCAGGGATACCCTGGACCGCAACAGGGCTACG GTCCGTCCCAGGGAGCCCCAGGCCAGTACCCCCAGGGTTACCCCCAGGGTCAGGGGCAGCAGTACGGGGCCTACCGGGGCCCCCAGCCCGGCCCCCCTCAGGCCCAGCAGCAACGCCCATACCCAGGCTACGATCAG GGTCAATATGGAAATTACCAGCAATGA
- the LOC139550669 gene encoding protein SSXT-like isoform X7, protein MDFQSKGKTAECSQYQQMLHRNLVYLATIADSNQNMQSLLPAKCDSPTPPEVKLEPPTQNMPMGPGGMNQSGAPGPQPPHGHNMPSEGMVSGGPPAPHMQSQMNGQMPGPNHMPMQGPGPGPNQPPNMPGSGSMNMPPSSHGSMGGYNHAVPSSQSMPAQGQMNMTQGPMGNYGPRPNMNMQPNQGPMMHQQPPSQQYNIPPGGGGQHYQGQQNPMGMMGQGNHVMGQRPMPPYRPPQQGPPQQYPGQEDYYGDQYSHAGQGASEGGLLQPPFPDQGFDPSEQYYQGERDPAANQQSPYEKDNERDPAANQQSPYEKDHGNAQYGQQQEAYQQGPPQQQGYPPQQQYPGQQGYPGPQQGYGPSQGAPGQYPQGYPQGQGQQYGAYRGPQPGPPQAQQQRPYPGYDQGQYGNYQQ, encoded by the exons ATGGACTTCCAGAGCAAAGGAAAGACAGCAGAATGTTCACA GTACCAGCAGATGCTCCACAGAAATTTAGTTTACCTGGCCACAATAGCAGACTCCAATCAGAACATGCAGTCTCTGCTCCCTGCT AAGTGTGACTCCCCTACTCCCCCAGAGGTAAAGCTTGAA CCTCCTACTCAGAACATGCCCATGGGCCCTGGTGGGATGAACCAGAGCGGAGCGCCGGGCCCCCAGCCCCCCCACGGACACAACATGCCCTCTGAGGGCATGGTCAGTGGCGGACCCCCAGCCCCACACATGCAGAGCCAGATGAACGGACAGATGCCTG GGCCTAATCACATGCCCATGCAGGGCCCTGGGCCGggtcccaaccagccccccaacatGCCTGGCAGCGGCTCCATGAACATGCCCCCCAGCAGCCATGGCTCTATGGGCGGCTACAACCACGCTGTGCCCTCCTCTCAGAGCATGCCTGCCCAGGGCCAGATGAACATGACCCAAGGACCCATGGGTAACTACGGCCCCCGGCCCAACATGAACATGCAGCCTAACCAAG GCCCCATGATGCACCAGCAGCCTCCCTCCCAGCAGTACAACATACCCCCTGGAGGTGGCGGGCAGCACTACCAGGGCCAGCAGAACCCCATGGGCATGATGGGCCAGGGGAACCATGTGATGGGGCAGAGGCCCATGCCCCCTTACAGACCCCCACAGCAAG gaccCCCTCAGCAGTACCCAGGGCAGGAAGACTACTATGGGGACCAGTACAGTCACGCAGGACAGGGAGCCTCAGAAG GTGGTTTACTACAGCCACCGTTCCCTGATCAAGGCTTTGATCCCTCAGAACAATACTACCAAGGAG AGCGAGACCCAGCAGCCAACCAACAGTCCCCCTATGAAAAAGATAATG AGCGAGACCCAGCAGCCAACCAACAGTCCCCCTATGAAAAAGATCATG GTAATGCCCAGTATGGCCAGCAGCAGGAGGCCTACCAGCAAGGTCCTCCCCAGCAGCAGGGCTACCCCCCACAGCAGCAGTACCCCGGACAGCAGGGATACCCTGGACCGCAACAGGGCTACG GTCCGTCCCAGGGAGCCCCAGGCCAGTACCCCCAGGGTTACCCCCAGGGTCAGGGGCAGCAGTACGGGGCCTACCGGGGCCCCCAGCCCGGCCCCCCTCAGGCCCAGCAGCAACGCCCATACCCAGGCTACGATCAG GGTCAATATGGAAATTACCAGCAATGA